From the Salvelinus alpinus chromosome 32, SLU_Salpinus.1, whole genome shotgun sequence genome, one window contains:
- the LOC139562345 gene encoding tumor-associated calcium signal transducer 2-like: protein MKIWIALLLATFAVGASAQCTCETFKWATCDGTPCQCSVMVGTGEKQNLNCSKLIPKCFLMKAEMYRARKGLSTRTGGKPVKTAVVDNDGIYDPDCETTGAFRAKQCNNTKECWCVNSAGVRRTDKGDESLRCEKLVETYWVRLELKHKPVNNAVDAGKLQAAIGTAIQNRYSFDKTLVKKVEYDPKARLIVVDVQKEKGDRKADLSRMAYYMEKDVKVLPLFKDQAKFEPSVDGQKLEMEEILVYYVDEEAPTFTMKRLTGGVIAVIVVVILAVAAGLLVLYLKRRRERGYSKAEPREMEGM, encoded by the exons ATGAAGATTTGGATTGCACTTCTTCTTGCGACTTTCGCAGTGGGTGCATCAGCTCAAT GCACATGTGAGACTTTTAAGTGGGCTACATGTGATGGCACCCCTTGCCAGTGTAGTGTTATGGTGGGAACTGGTGAGAAGCAAAACCTGAACTGTTCTAAAT TGATCCCGAAATGTTTCCTGATGAAGGCAGAGATGTACCGTGCTAGGAAGGGCCTGTCCACTCGTACCGGAGGAAAGCCAGTCAAGACCGCCGTTGTGGACAACGATGGCATCTACGACCCAGACTGTGAGACCACTGGTGCCTTCCGGGCCAAGCAGTGCAATAACACTAAGGAGTGTTGGTGTGTCAACAGTGCTGGCGTGCGCAGAACCGACAAGGGAGACGAGAGCCTTCGCTGTGAGAAGTTGGTGGAGACCTA TTGGGTTCGCCTGGAGCTCAAGCACAAGCCAGTGAACAACGCTGTGGATGCTGGTAAATTGCAGGC TGCCATAGGAACTGCCATCCAGAACCGTTACAGCTTTGACAAGACCCTTGTGAAGAAGGTGGAGTATGACCCTAAGGCTCGCCTGATCGTCGTCGATGTCCAGAAGGAGAAGGGAGACCGCAAGGCCGACCTGTCTCGTATGGCTTACTACATGGAGAAAGAC GTTAAGGTGCTGCCCCTGTTCAAGGACCAGGCTAAGTTTGAGCCCAGTGTGGACGGTCAGAAGCTGGAGATGGAGGAGATCTTGGTCTACTATGTAGACGAGGAGGCCCCCACCTTCACCATGAAGAGGCTGACCGGGGGAGTCATCGCTGTCATCGTGGTGGTCATTCTGGCCGTGGCTGCCGGACTGCTGGTCCTCTACCTTAAGAGGAGGCGAGAGCGGGGTTACAGCAAAGCAGAG cccagagagatggagggcatgTAG